One segment of Phragmites australis chromosome 13, lpPhrAust1.1, whole genome shotgun sequence DNA contains the following:
- the LOC133888763 gene encoding uncharacterized protein LOC133888763 isoform X2, with translation MEGCQLLIGCRTEMEDEAFFDTREELTASPAPSPGAALLWSGGLDSVWERRERFMRSMGLERGPSPQQPASVDTVGDVVKDDEVVPEFGRLLSQSDENDCSMSSWSTEGTASYEDGASDDNSVSGSSRDDGSSKVGRSFSSLSFIQRLMSRSRKPSGAPKAIERRRNGWLRRLGLRAGVIDHGGDEASTSSSDSEQNRGGRCERVKVRSYRKRSKELSAVYHGQVIKAHDGAILTMKFSPGGQFLASGGEDGVVRVWGVMQSENCNIPTDDPSCVYLKAIRKFGLVPVDVDNEKKGKVKGMKQSSESACVVIPTTVFQISEEPLHEFHGHLGDVLDLSWSKNRHLLSASTDKTVRLWEIGSTNCITVFPHSNFVTCVQFNPANENRFISGSIDGKIRVWDIPRCCVVDWVDIRDMVTAVCYRPDGKGAVVGTITGSCRFYDTSDSLLRFETQIGLNGKKKSSLKRITAFEFCPSNPSKLMVTSADSKIKILDGTIVTQNYSGLRSGSCLSSATFTPDGQHIISAGEDSNIYVWNHENQDESSWKHAKNICSSERFHSNNAAIAIPWNGKKSRSPVSLASQTLPPQGDNIWCTSKAVKGNSSRCGEDSSMNSFVSRFAAPGIFNLNQEFSIESSCRSSATWPEEILPSCSVRALLDESQYKFLRNCFQGTSNSWGQVIVTAGWDGKIRSFQNYGLPAHQ, from the exons ATGGAGGGGTGCCAATTGCTAATTGGCTGTAGGACGGAGATGGAGGATGAGGCGTTCTTTGACACGCGAGAGGAGCTGACGGCGTCGCCGGCGCCCAGCCCGGGCGCCGCATTGCTGTGGTCAGGCGGCCTCGACAGTGTGTGGGAGCGGAGGGAGCGGTTCATGAGAAGCATGGGCCTGGAGCGCGGCCCCAGCCCCCAACAGCCGGCTTCTGTGGATACCGTCGGCGATGTTGTGAAGGATGATGAGGTTGTGCCGGAGTTTGGGAGATTGTTGTCGCAGTCGGATGAGAATGACTGCTCGATGTCGAGTTGGTCGACGGAGGGGACGGCGAGCTATGAGGATGGTGCCTCGGATGACAATTCCGTGAGTGGATCCAGTAGGGATGATGGTAGCAGCAAGGTGGGCAGGAGTTTCAGTTCACTGTCATTCATCCAGAGGCTCATGAGCCGCAGCCGTAAGCCCTCTGGTGCTCCCAAGGCGATCGAGAGGAGGAGAAATGGATGGCTTCGGAGGCTGGGTTTGAGGGCTGGTGTCATCGATCATGGAGGGGATGAAGCTAGCACCAGCTCCTCAGACAGTGAGCAAAATAGGGGTGGAAGGTGTGAAAGGGTTAAGGTCCGTTCTTACCGGAAGCGGTCGAAGGAATTGTCAGCGGTATATCATGGCCAGGTGATCAAGGCCCATGATGGTGCCATCCTGACAATGAAGTTTAGTCCTGGTGGGCAGTTTCTTGCAAGTGGTGGTGAAGATGGAGTTGTCAGGGTCTGGGGTGTCATGCAGTCTGAGAACTGCAACATTCCTACAGATGATCCTTCTTGTGTTTACCTCAAAGCTATTCGCAAGTTTGGGTTGGTTCCTGTCGATGTTGACAATGAGAAGAAAGGCAAAGTTAAGGGCATGAAGCAATCCTCGGAGTCTGCTTGTGTTGTGATTCCAACAACGGTGTTCCAGATCTCGGAGGAACCATTGCATGAGTTCCATGGGCACTTGGGCGATGTACTGGATCTGTCATGGTCTAAAAATAGG CATCTACTGTCAGCATCAACAGACAAAACTGTTCGCTTGTGGGAAATTGGATCTACAAACTGCATCACTGTTTTCCCACATAGCAACTTCG TGACTTGTGTCCAGTTTAATCCAGCCAATGAGAATCGCTTTATCAGTGGATCCATAGATGGCAAAATCCGTGTATGGGATATTCCTAGATGCTGTGTTGTGGATTGGGTCGATATTAGAGACATGGTAACAGCAGTTTGTTACCGACCTGACGGAAAG GGAGCAGTGGTTGGAACCATAACTGGGAGTTGTCGATTTTATGACACGTCAG ATAGTCTGCTTCGGTTTGAAACACAAATTGGACTTAATGGAAAGAAAAAATCTTCTCTCAAAAGAATCACTGCTTTTGAG TTTTGCCCAAGCAACCCAAGTAAATTAATGGTTACATCTGCTGACTCAAAGATCAAAATACTTGATGGAACCATTGTGACTCAGAATTATAGTG GACTCCGAAGTGGCTCTTGCCTGTCATCGGCAACATTCACTCCAGATGGGCAGCATATAATTTCTGCTGGTGAAGACTCCAATATTTATGTATGGAACCATGAAAACCAAGATGAATCTTCATGGAAACATGCAAAAAACATATGCTCCTCAGAGCGCTTCCACTCCAACAATGCAGCCATTGCAATACCATGGAATGGAAAAAAGTCAAGAAGCCCAGTTTCTTTGGCCTCTCAAACTTTGCCACCACAAGGAGATAATATCTGGTGCACGAGTAAGGCTGTCAAGGGCAATTCAAGCCGCTGTGGAGAAGATTCTTCCATGAACAGTTTTGTGTCAAGATTTGCTGCTCCTGGTATTTTCAATTTGAATCAGGAGTTCTCC
- the LOC133888763 gene encoding uncharacterized protein LOC133888763 isoform X1 — protein sequence MCLPIVSFSFLAAPCLPQRSMEGCQLLIGCRTEMEDEAFFDTREELTASPAPSPGAALLWSGGLDSVWERRERFMRSMGLERGPSPQQPASVDTVGDVVKDDEVVPEFGRLLSQSDENDCSMSSWSTEGTASYEDGASDDNSVSGSSRDDGSSKVGRSFSSLSFIQRLMSRSRKPSGAPKAIERRRNGWLRRLGLRAGVIDHGGDEASTSSSDSEQNRGGRCERVKVRSYRKRSKELSAVYHGQVIKAHDGAILTMKFSPGGQFLASGGEDGVVRVWGVMQSENCNIPTDDPSCVYLKAIRKFGLVPVDVDNEKKGKVKGMKQSSESACVVIPTTVFQISEEPLHEFHGHLGDVLDLSWSKNRHLLSASTDKTVRLWEIGSTNCITVFPHSNFVTCVQFNPANENRFISGSIDGKIRVWDIPRCCVVDWVDIRDMVTAVCYRPDGKGAVVGTITGSCRFYDTSDSLLRFETQIGLNGKKKSSLKRITAFEFCPSNPSKLMVTSADSKIKILDGTIVTQNYSGLRSGSCLSSATFTPDGQHIISAGEDSNIYVWNHENQDESSWKHAKNICSSERFHSNNAAIAIPWNGKKSRSPVSLASQTLPPQGDNIWCTSKAVKGNSSRCGEDSSMNSFVSRFAAPGIFNLNQEFSIESSCRSSATWPEEILPSCSVRALLDESQYKFLRNCFQGTSNSWGQVIVTAGWDGKIRSFQNYGLPAHQ from the exons ATGTGTTTGCccattgtttctttttctttcctcgcAGCACCGTGCCTGCCCCAAAGATCCATGGAGGGGTGCCAATTGCTAATTGGCTGTAGGACGGAGATGGAGGATGAGGCGTTCTTTGACACGCGAGAGGAGCTGACGGCGTCGCCGGCGCCCAGCCCGGGCGCCGCATTGCTGTGGTCAGGCGGCCTCGACAGTGTGTGGGAGCGGAGGGAGCGGTTCATGAGAAGCATGGGCCTGGAGCGCGGCCCCAGCCCCCAACAGCCGGCTTCTGTGGATACCGTCGGCGATGTTGTGAAGGATGATGAGGTTGTGCCGGAGTTTGGGAGATTGTTGTCGCAGTCGGATGAGAATGACTGCTCGATGTCGAGTTGGTCGACGGAGGGGACGGCGAGCTATGAGGATGGTGCCTCGGATGACAATTCCGTGAGTGGATCCAGTAGGGATGATGGTAGCAGCAAGGTGGGCAGGAGTTTCAGTTCACTGTCATTCATCCAGAGGCTCATGAGCCGCAGCCGTAAGCCCTCTGGTGCTCCCAAGGCGATCGAGAGGAGGAGAAATGGATGGCTTCGGAGGCTGGGTTTGAGGGCTGGTGTCATCGATCATGGAGGGGATGAAGCTAGCACCAGCTCCTCAGACAGTGAGCAAAATAGGGGTGGAAGGTGTGAAAGGGTTAAGGTCCGTTCTTACCGGAAGCGGTCGAAGGAATTGTCAGCGGTATATCATGGCCAGGTGATCAAGGCCCATGATGGTGCCATCCTGACAATGAAGTTTAGTCCTGGTGGGCAGTTTCTTGCAAGTGGTGGTGAAGATGGAGTTGTCAGGGTCTGGGGTGTCATGCAGTCTGAGAACTGCAACATTCCTACAGATGATCCTTCTTGTGTTTACCTCAAAGCTATTCGCAAGTTTGGGTTGGTTCCTGTCGATGTTGACAATGAGAAGAAAGGCAAAGTTAAGGGCATGAAGCAATCCTCGGAGTCTGCTTGTGTTGTGATTCCAACAACGGTGTTCCAGATCTCGGAGGAACCATTGCATGAGTTCCATGGGCACTTGGGCGATGTACTGGATCTGTCATGGTCTAAAAATAGG CATCTACTGTCAGCATCAACAGACAAAACTGTTCGCTTGTGGGAAATTGGATCTACAAACTGCATCACTGTTTTCCCACATAGCAACTTCG TGACTTGTGTCCAGTTTAATCCAGCCAATGAGAATCGCTTTATCAGTGGATCCATAGATGGCAAAATCCGTGTATGGGATATTCCTAGATGCTGTGTTGTGGATTGGGTCGATATTAGAGACATGGTAACAGCAGTTTGTTACCGACCTGACGGAAAG GGAGCAGTGGTTGGAACCATAACTGGGAGTTGTCGATTTTATGACACGTCAG ATAGTCTGCTTCGGTTTGAAACACAAATTGGACTTAATGGAAAGAAAAAATCTTCTCTCAAAAGAATCACTGCTTTTGAG TTTTGCCCAAGCAACCCAAGTAAATTAATGGTTACATCTGCTGACTCAAAGATCAAAATACTTGATGGAACCATTGTGACTCAGAATTATAGTG GACTCCGAAGTGGCTCTTGCCTGTCATCGGCAACATTCACTCCAGATGGGCAGCATATAATTTCTGCTGGTGAAGACTCCAATATTTATGTATGGAACCATGAAAACCAAGATGAATCTTCATGGAAACATGCAAAAAACATATGCTCCTCAGAGCGCTTCCACTCCAACAATGCAGCCATTGCAATACCATGGAATGGAAAAAAGTCAAGAAGCCCAGTTTCTTTGGCCTCTCAAACTTTGCCACCACAAGGAGATAATATCTGGTGCACGAGTAAGGCTGTCAAGGGCAATTCAAGCCGCTGTGGAGAAGATTCTTCCATGAACAGTTTTGTGTCAAGATTTGCTGCTCCTGGTATTTTCAATTTGAATCAGGAGTTCTCC